In the genome of Magnolia sinica isolate HGM2019 chromosome 2, MsV1, whole genome shotgun sequence, one region contains:
- the LOC131224248 gene encoding uncharacterized protein At2g29880-like: MMLKLCLKITNANVKNRIRTVKKNFFTVKDLRSASGFGWDPDLQIVVASDEAWMDYVKSHPDAAQFRGKPIPRYDDLDFIFGNDRATGKASATGNFPPCATTPRWRDTDVSSNHTVDLNDDINIISSEERGDDAPHIHWSDDSPGGDNIPRPSPTQHGNASCNMNSTVNSKKRPRVERPEHQIGTGMVDIGGAMKSIAIFIDRGPNFGQMAQIIPALEELEGLTADEVLRATKLLLEEEALLFRASYGDTCVTDILLSR; the protein is encoded by the exons ATGATGTTGAAGTTATGCCTCAAGATCACTAATGCGAACGTAAAAAATCGCATCCGCACGGTGAAAAAAAACTTCTTCACTGTCAAAGATCTACGGAGTGCGTCTGGTTTTGGATGGGACCCAGACCTACAAATTGTCGTCGCATCAGATGAAGCGTGGATGGACTACGTTAAG TCTCATCCAGATGCTGCCCAGTTTCGCGGCAAACCCATACCCAGATATGATGATCTCgacttcatttttggaaacgaCAGGGCTACTGGTAAGGCATCTGCCACTGGTAACTTCCCTCCCTGTGCAACCACTCCTCGATGGAGAGATACAGATGTGTCGTCTAACCACACTGTTGATCtgaatgatgatattaatataatatcTTCTGAAGAACGTGGCGATGATGCACCGCATATCCATTGGTCTGACGACAGCCCTGGAGGCGACAACATTCCTCGTCCGAGTCCGACACAGCATGGGAATGCCTCCTGCAACATGAATTCCACGGTTAATTCTAAAAAGAGACCGAGGGTCGAGCGACCTGAACATCAGATTGGCACCGGGATGGTCGATATTGGGGGTGCCATGAAGTCAATTGCCATTTTCATCGACAGGGGTCCGAACTTTGGTCAAATGGCACAAATTATACCGGCTTTGGAAGAGTTAGAGGGACTGACGGCTGATGAGGTCTTACGGGCAACAAAGTTGCTATTAGAAGAAGAAGC GCTTTTGTTTCGCGCAAGTTATGGTGACACTTGCGTCACTGACATATTACTCAGTAGGTAA